The following proteins come from a genomic window of Lolium rigidum isolate FL_2022 chromosome 5, APGP_CSIRO_Lrig_0.1, whole genome shotgun sequence:
- the LOC124651159 gene encoding pentatricopeptide repeat-containing protein At3g24000, mitochondrial-like gives MRKHHKLLRHWLLRYRNTRPISLTASAAANPFPATATVHSDLDLLDDGELAPTPRVYHGFITACAQSKNLQDARKIHAHLASSRFAGDAFLDNSLIHMYCKCGSVVEAHKVFDEMRRKDMVSWTSLIAGYAQNDMPAEAISLLPGMLEGHFRPNGFTFASLLKAAGAYSSDGCIGGQIHALAVKCDWHEDVYVGSALLDMYARCGRMDMATAVFDKLDSKNGVSWNALISGFSRKGDGETALKVFAEMQRNRIEATHFTYSSLFNAIAGLGALEQGKWVHAHMIKSGQKLTAFLGNTILDMYAKSGSMVDARKVFDRVDNKDLVTWNSMLTALAQYGLRKEAISHFEEMRKSGIYLNQISFLCILTACSHGGLMKEGKRYFDMMEDYNLEPEIDHYVTVVDLLSRAGLLNYALVFIFKMPIEPTAAVWGALLAACRTHKNAKVGQFAADHVFELNPDDSGPAVLLYNIYASTGQWDAAARARKIMKATGVKKEPACSWIEIENSVHMFVAGDDAHPRAQEIYKMWDEISMKIRKEGYVPDMDYVLLHVDDQEREANLQYHSEKIALAFALIQMPEGATIRIMKNIRICGDCHSAFKYISKVYKREIVVRDTNRFHHFSNGSCSCGDYW, from the coding sequence ATGAGAAAACACCACAAGCTTCTGCGCCACTGGCTTCTCCGCTACCGAAACACCAGACCCATCAGTCTCACCGCCTCCGCCGCGGCCAACCCATTCCCGGCGACCGCAACCGTCCATTCTGACCTCGATCTCTTGGACGACGGCGAGCTGGCCCCGACCCCGCGCGTCTACCACGGGTTCATCACCGCCTGCGCGCAGTCCAAGAACCTCCAAGATGCCAGGAAGATCCACGCGCACTTGGCCAGCTCGCGGTTCGCGGGCGACGCCTTCCTCGACAACTCGCTCATCCACATGTACTGCAAGTGCGGCAGCGTGGTCGAAgcgcacaaggtgttcgacgaaatgcggAGGAAAGACATGGTTTCCTGGACCTCGCTCATCGCCGGGTACGCGCAGAACGACATGCCGGCGGAGGCCATTAGCCTGCTACCTGGCATGCTCGAGGGACACTTCAGGCCAAACGGGTTCACGTTCGCCAGCCTCCTCAAGGCCGCCGGCGCTTATTCTTCTGACGGCTGCATCGGCGGACAGATCCATGCTCTCGCAGTGAAGTGTGACTGGCATGAGGACGTCTATGTGGGGAGCGCGCTTCTGGACATGTACGCGCGGTGCGGGAGGATGGACATGGCCACTGCGGTGTTCGACAAGCTTGACTCGAAGAACGGGGTTTCCTGGAACGCGTTGATTTCCGGGTTTTCGAGGAAGGGCGACGGAGAAACAGCGTTAAAGGTGTTTGCAGAGATGCAGAGAAACAGGATTGAGGCAACGCATTTTACATACTCCAGCTTGTTCAATGCCATTGCTGGTCTAGGCGCTCTCGAGCAGGGCAAGTGGGTGCATGCACACATGATCAAGTCTGGGCAGAAACTGACCGCGTTTCTCGGAAATACGATTCTTGACATGTATGCAAAATCAGGTAGCATGGTCGACGCGAGAAAGGTGTTTGACCGCGTGGATAATAAAGATCTAGTTACTTGGAACTCGATGCTCACGGCACTGGCGCAATACGGGCTCCGAAAGGAAGCAATCTCCCATTTTGAGGAGATGAGGAAATCAGGCATTTACCTGAACCAGATTTCCTTCCTTTGCATTTTGACCGCCTGTAGCCATGGAGGACTCATGAAGGAGGGCAAGCGCTACTTTGACATGATGGAGGATTATAATTTAGAGCCCGAGATTGACCATTATGTTACGGTTGTTGATCTTCTCAGCCGAGCTGGTCTACTAAACTATGCTCTGGTCTTCATATTTAAAATGCCTATTGAACCAACTGCCGCTGTTTGGGGAGCCCTGCTCGCGGCTTGCAGAACGCATAAGAATGCCAAGGTAGGGCAGTTTGCAGCAGACCATGTCTTTGAACTAAACCCAGATGATAGTGGTCCAGCTGTGTTGCTGTATAACATATATGCCTCCACTGGCCAATGGGATGCTGCTGCTAGGGCGAGGAAGATAATGAAGGCAACTGGTGTGAAAAAGGAGCCTGCATGTAGTTGGATTGAGATAGAGAATTCCGTGCACATGTTTGTGGCAGGCGATGATGCCCATCCACGAGCCCAAGAGATATATAAGATGTGGGATGAGATAAGCATGAAGATTAGGAAAGAAGGATATGTTCCTGATATGGACTATGTGCTTCTGCACGTAGACGATCAAGAGAGGGAGGCAAACTTGCAGTACCACAGTGAGAAGATCGCACTCGCGTTTGCACTGATCCAAATGCCTGAAGGGGCAACCATTCGGATCATGAAGAATATTAGGATATGTGGGGATTGCCACTCTGCATTCAAATATATCTCCAAAGTTTATAAAAGGGAGATTGTTGTTAGGGACACTAATAGATTTCACCATTTCAGCAATGGTTCTTGTTCCTGTGGAGATTACTGGTGA